The stretch of DNA ACAGTCACCACTCGGATACGAAGGACCGGTGATACAGATCTCAAAGAGAGTTCCGTCGGGAGTTACGCCGTTCCAGATGACATCTTTCGTTACCTCAAGGGAGCCGAGGATGTACTCGTTCGTCACCGTCGCGGTTCCGACACCGCCACTTGTAACAGTAGCGCCGGAGTCGTCGATGACGGGGACTTCCCACTCACTGCCGAGAGCAGATTCCGTGACCGTGTAGGTGCCGGGAATCAGGTCGTCCCATCTCAGGACGCCGCCGGTCGTGCTCTTACAGTCACCACTCGGATACGAAGGACCGGTGATACAGATCTCAAAGAGAGTTCCGTCGGGAGTTACGCCGTTCCAGATGACATCTTTCGTTACCTCAAGGGAGCCGAGGATGTACTCGTTCGTCACCGTCGCGGTTCCGACACCGCCACTTGTAACAGTAGCGCCGGAGTCGTCGATGACGGGGACTTCCCACTCACTGCCGAGAGCAGATTCCGTGACCGTGTAGGTGCCGGGAATCAGGTCGTCCCATCTCAGGACGCCGCCGGTCGTGCTCTTACAGTCACCACTCGGATACGAAGGACCGGTGATACAGATCTCAAAGAGAGTTCCGTCGGGAGTTACGCCGTTCCAGATGACATCTTTCGTTACCTCAAGGGAGCGAGGATGTACTCGTTCGTCACCGTCGCGGTTCCGACACCGCCACTTGTAACAGTAGCGCCGGAGTCGTCGATGACGGGGACTTCCCACTCACTGCCGAGAGCAGATTCCGTGACCGTGTAGGTGCCGGGAATCAGGTCGTCCCATCTCAGGACGCCGCCGGTCGTGCTCTTACAGTCACCACTCGGATACGAAGGACCGGTGATACAGATCTCAAAGAGAGTTCCGTCGGGAGTTACGCCGTTCCAGATGACATCTTTCGTTACCTCAAGGGAGCCGAGGATGTACTCGTTCGTCACCGTCGCGGTTCCGACACCGCCACTTGTAACAGTAGCGCCGGAGTCGTCGATGACGGGGACTTCCCACTCACTGCCGAGAGCAGATTCCGTGACCGTGTAGGTGCCGGGAATCAGGTCGTCCCATCTCAGGACGCCGCCGGTCGTGCTCTTACAGTCACCACTCGGATACGAAGGACCGGTGATACAGATCTCAAAGAGAGTTCCGTCGGGAGTTACGCCGTTCCAGATGACATCTTTCGTTACCTCAAGGGAGCCGAGGATGTACTCGTTCGTCACCGTCGCGGTTCCGACACCGCCACTTGTAACAGTAGCGCCGGAGTCGTCGATGACGGGGACTTCCCACTCACTGCCGAGAGCAGATTCCGTGACCGTGTAGGTGCCGGGAATCAGGTCGTCCCATCTCAGGACGCCGCCGGTCGTGCTCTTACAGTCACCACTCGGATACGAAGGACCGGTGATACAGATCTCAAAGAGAGTTCCGTCGGGAGTTACGCCGTTCCAGATGACATCTTTCGTTACCTCAAGGGAGCCGAGGATGTACTCGTTCGTCACCGTCGCGGTTCCGACACCGCCACTTGTAACAGTAGCGCCGGAGTCGTCGATGACGGGGACTTCCCACTCACTGCCGAGAGCAGATTCCGTGACCGTGTAGGTGCCGGGAATCAGGTCGTCCCATCTCAGGACGCCGCCGGTCGTGCTCTTACAGTCACCACTCGGATACGAAGGACCGGTGATACAGATCTCAAAGAGAGTTCCGTCGGGAGTTACGCCGTTCCAGATGACATCTTTCGTTACCTCAAGGGAGCCGAGGATGTACTCGTTCGTCACCGTCGCGGTTCCGACACCGCCACTTGTAACAGTAGCGCCGGAGTCGTCGATGACGGGGACTTCCCACTCACTGCCGAGAGCAGATTCCGTGACCGTGTAGGTGCCGGGAATCAGGTCGTCCCATCTCAGGACGCCGCCGGTCGTGCTCTTACAGTCACCACTCGGATACGAAGGACCGGTGATACAGATCTCAAAGAGAGTTCCGTCGGGAGTTACGCCGTTCCAGATGACATCTTTCGTTACCTCAAGGGAGCCGAGGATGTACTCGTTCGTCACCGTCGCGGTTCCGACACCGCCACTTGTAACAGTAGCGCCGGAGTCGTCGATGACGGGGACTTCCCACTCACTGCCGAGAGCAGATTCCGTGACCGTGTAGGTGCCGGGAATCAGGTCGTCCCATCTCAGGACGCCGCCGGTCGTGCTCTTACAGTCACCACTCGGATACGAAGGACCGGTGATACAGATCTCAAAGAGAGTTCCGTCGGGAGTTACGCCGTTCCAGATGACATCTTTCGTTACCTCAAGGGAGCCGAGGATGTACTCGTTCGTCACCGTCGCGGTTCCGACACCGCCACTTGTAACAGTAGCGCCGGAGTCGTCGATGACGGGGACTTCCCACTCACTGCCGAGAGCAGATTCCGTGACCGTGTAGGTGCCGGGAATCAGGTCGTCCCATCTCAGGACGCCGCCGGTCGTGCTCTTACAGTCACCACTCGGATACGAAGGACCGGTGATACAGATCTCAAAGAGAGTTCCGTCGGGAGTTACGCCGTTCCAGATGACATCTTTCGTTACCTCAAGGGAGCCGAGGATGTACTCGTTCGTCACCGTCGCGGTTCCGACACCGCCACTTGTAACAGTAGCGCCGGAGTCGTCGATGACGGGGACTTCCCACTCACTGCCGAGAGCAGATTCCGTGACCGTGTAGGTGCCGGGAATCAGGTCGTCCCATCTCAGGACGCCGCCGGTCGTGCTCTTACAGTCACCACTCGGATACGAAGGACCGGTGATACAGATCTCAAAGAGAGTTCCGTCGGGAGTTACGCCGTTCCAGATGACATCTTTCGTTACCTCAAGGGAGCCGAGGATGTACTCGTTCGTCACCGTCGCGGTTCCGACACCACCACTTGTAACAGTAGCGCCGGAGTCGTCGATGACGGGGACTTCCCACTCACTGCCGAGAGCAGATTCCGTGACCGTGTAGGTGCCGGGAATCAGGTCGTCCATCTCAGGACGCCGCCGGTCGTGCTCTTACAGTCACCACTCGGATACGAAGGACCGGTGATACAGATCTCAAAGAGAGTTCCGTCGGGAGTTACGCCGTTCCAGATGACATCTTTCGTTACCTCAAGGGAGCCGAGGATGTACTCGTTCGTCACCGTCGCGGTTCCGACACCGCCACTTGTAACAGTAGCGCCGGAGTCGTCGATGACGGGGACTTCCCACTCACTGCCGAGAGCAGATTCCGTGACCGTGTAGGTGCCGGGAATCAGGTCGTCCATCTCAGGACGCCGCCGGTCGTGCTCTTACAGTCACCACTCGGATACGAAGGACCGGTGATACAGATCTCAAAGAGAGTTCCGTCGGGAGTTACGCCGTTCCAGATGACATCTTTCGTTACCTCAAGGGAGCCGAGGATGTACTCGTTCGTCACCGTCGCGGTTCCGACACCGCCACTTGTAACAGTAGCGCCGGAGTCGTCGATGACGGGGACTTCCCACTCACTGCCGAGAGCAGATTCC from Methanovulcanius yangii encodes:
- a CDS encoding MSCRAMM family protein, translated to MDDLIPGTYTVTESALGSEWEVPVIDDSGATVTSGGVGTATVTNEYILGSLEVTKDVIWNGVTPDGTLFEICITGPSYPSGDCKSTTGGVLRWDDLIPGTYTVTESALGSEWEVPVIDDSGATVTSGGVGTATVTNEYILGSLEVTKDVIWNGVTPDGTLFEICITGPSYPSGDCKSTTGGVLRWDDLIPGTYTVTESALGSEWEVPVIDDSGATVTSGGVGTATVTNEYILGSLEVTKDVIWNGVTPDGTLFEICITGPSYPSGDCKSTTGGVLRWDDLIPGTYTVTESALGSEWEVPVIDDSGATVTSGGVGTATVTNEYILGSLEVTKDVIWNGVTPDGTLFEICITGPSYPSGDCKSTTGGVLRWDDLIPGTYTVTESALGSEWEVPVIDDSGATVTSGGVGTATVTNEYILGSLEVTKDVIWNGVTPDGTLFEICITGPSYPSGDCKSTTGGVLRWDDLIPGTYTVTESALGSEWEVPVIDDSGATVTSGGVGTATVTNEYILGSLEVTKDVIWNGVTPDGTLFEICITGPSYPSGDCKSTTGGVLRWDDLIPGTYTVTESALGSEWEVPVIDDSGATVTSGGVGTATVTNEYILGSLEVTKDVIWNGVTPDGTLFEICITGPSYPSGDCKSTTGGVLRWDDLIPGTYTVTESALGSEWEVPVIDDSGATVTSGGVGTATVTNEYILGSLEVTKDVIWNGVTPDGTLFEICITGPSYPSGDCKSTTGGVLRWDDLIPGTYTVTESALGSEWEVPVIDDSGATVTSGGVGTATVTNEYILAPLR
- a CDS encoding MSCRAMM family protein; its protein translation is MGSPRHRRLRRYCYKWRCRNRDGDERVHPRSLEVTKDVIWNGVTPDGTLFEICITGPSYPSGDCKSTTGGVLRWDDLIPGTYTVTESALGSEWEVPVIDDSGATVTSGGVGTATVTNEYILGSLEVTKDVIWNGVTPDGTLFEICITGPSYPSGDCKSTTGGVLRWDDLIPGTYTVTESALGSEWEVPVIDDSGATVTSGGVGTATVTNEYILGSLEVTKDVIWNGVTPDGTLFEICITGPSYPSGDCKSTTGGVLRWDDLIPGTYTVTESALGSEWEVPVIDDSGATVTSGGVGTATVTNEYILGSLEVTKDVIWNGVTPDGTLFEICITGPSYPSGDCKSTTGGVLRWDDLIPGTYTVTESALGSEWEVPSSTTPALLLQVAVSEPRR